A single region of the Mycobacterium lentiflavum genome encodes:
- a CDS encoding acyl-CoA dehydrogenase family protein, translating into MRCFDALCMNEPELAQLRASLRDFLRADCTEFGWRPAVDSWLSCWDPGFSARLGEAGFLGLTIPKRYGGRSLGHLHRYVVIEELLAHGAPIAAHWFADRQLAPALLAYGSEVQRRQLLPLIADGQLYSAIGMSEHAAGSDLAAVQTRATRTDGGWLLRGTKVWTSGAHHAHLIVVLARTSPADPRHRHAGLSQFLVPCDTAGVRIEPVVMMSGEHHFNEVTFDDMVVPDCDVLGTIGEGWRQVTSELAFERSGPERFLSTAPLIFAAVRAIASADGMNERNTLMQVGELLARMISLRQLAVSVARMLSEGADPQARAALVKDLGTRFEQESVDIVAELLNYATLAESLRTMLNTAWLHRPMFSLRGGTNEVLRGVIAHEMALR; encoded by the coding sequence ATGAGGTGCTTCGACGCGTTGTGCATGAACGAACCCGAGTTGGCGCAATTGCGGGCATCGCTGCGTGATTTTTTGCGCGCCGATTGCACCGAATTTGGATGGCGCCCGGCGGTCGACTCGTGGCTGAGCTGCTGGGACCCTGGATTCAGCGCGCGGCTCGGCGAGGCCGGTTTCCTGGGATTGACCATTCCCAAGCGGTACGGCGGTCGGTCCCTTGGGCACCTACATCGCTATGTGGTCATCGAGGAGCTGTTGGCTCACGGTGCGCCAATCGCCGCGCATTGGTTCGCTGATCGTCAGCTCGCGCCGGCTTTGCTGGCGTATGGAAGCGAAGTGCAGCGGCGGCAGCTCTTGCCGCTCATCGCCGACGGTCAACTTTATTCGGCCATCGGAATGAGTGAACACGCCGCCGGTTCGGATCTGGCAGCGGTCCAGACACGGGCCACCCGGACCGACGGGGGTTGGCTACTGCGCGGCACCAAAGTGTGGACCAGCGGGGCGCATCATGCACACCTGATTGTGGTGCTGGCTCGAACCAGCCCGGCTGATCCCCGGCATCGCCACGCTGGTCTGAGCCAGTTTCTTGTGCCGTGCGATACCGCGGGTGTGCGAATTGAGCCCGTCGTAATGATGTCTGGAGAGCATCATTTCAACGAAGTGACCTTTGACGACATGGTCGTGCCCGACTGCGACGTTCTGGGCACGATTGGTGAGGGCTGGCGCCAGGTGACATCAGAGCTTGCGTTCGAGCGAAGTGGTCCAGAGCGGTTTCTGTCGACCGCACCGTTGATTTTCGCCGCAGTTCGAGCCATCGCGAGCGCCGACGGCATGAATGAACGCAACACCCTCATGCAAGTGGGTGAGTTGCTCGCACGCATGATTTCGTTGCGCCAATTGGCAGTTTCGGTAGCGCGCATGCTGTCCGAAGGCGCAGACCCCCAGGCGCGGGCCGCCCTGGTCAAGGACCTTGGCACCCGATTCGAGCAGGAATCTGTCGATATCGTTGCCGAGCTTTTGAACTACGCCACACTGGCTGAGTCCTTGCGCACGATGTTGAACACCGCCTGGTTGCATCGGCCGATGTTCTCGCTACGCGGTGGCACCAACGAGGTCCTGCGCGGGGTCATCGCCCACGAAATGGCGCTCCGGTGA
- a CDS encoding LLM class flavin-dependent oxidoreductase: MPHNIGLMLHTADMNFDEIIRLAQHCEASDYHGFWLTEESGKEAFAVLALLAQNTERIILGTSIVNFYSRTPMLLAMGTRTIWDLSGGRFHLGLGTGGIGFMTQGHGIKIERPIARSKEVLEIIRGFLSEQRFSYDGEWFNVDNFHLREGPIAEHVPIYQAALGPKMIGVAAKYYDGFISNWLTPQSLQNYREMIAKGCAQVGRDPSEVKLLALEMAAPDNSSESRDAMRRGCAFYCASPHYEHIAEISGLGDDFRRVKEVWETRDYAKAASYVSDEMLETFTLTGDNDACKRRINWLLSEGVYPIIYPVPRHHLKAEDHFTTADRVIELLEGSHV, translated from the coding sequence ATGCCACACAACATTGGCCTGATGCTTCACACAGCGGATATGAATTTCGATGAGATCATCCGCCTGGCTCAGCACTGTGAAGCCAGCGACTACCACGGATTCTGGCTGACCGAGGAGAGCGGCAAGGAGGCCTTTGCCGTTCTCGCGCTATTAGCCCAGAATACCGAACGAATTATTCTCGGTACCTCGATCGTCAATTTCTACAGCCGAACACCGATGTTGCTGGCTATGGGGACACGTACCATTTGGGATCTTTCTGGAGGCCGGTTCCACTTGGGGCTTGGCACCGGAGGTATTGGCTTTATGACACAGGGCCACGGCATCAAGATCGAGCGGCCGATTGCTCGTTCAAAAGAGGTGCTCGAGATCATCCGTGGATTTTTGTCGGAGCAGAGGTTCAGCTATGACGGCGAGTGGTTCAACGTCGACAACTTTCACCTACGAGAAGGCCCTATTGCAGAACATGTGCCAATCTACCAGGCTGCGCTCGGGCCTAAAATGATTGGAGTTGCGGCAAAATATTATGACGGTTTCATCAGTAATTGGCTGACGCCGCAATCGTTGCAGAACTATCGCGAGATGATCGCCAAAGGCTGCGCGCAGGTTGGCCGCGATCCTTCAGAGGTTAAGCTTCTGGCGCTTGAGATGGCCGCACCCGATAATTCTTCCGAAAGTAGGGATGCAATGCGTCGCGGATGTGCGTTTTATTGCGCATCCCCGCACTACGAGCACATTGCCGAGATCAGCGGCCTAGGTGACGATTTCCGTCGGGTGAAGGAAGTATGGGAGACGCGTGACTACGCCAAAGCAGCGTCCTACGTTTCCGACGAGATGCTCGAAACGTTCACGCTGACCGGCGACAACGACGCATGTAAGCGACGGATCAACTGGCTATTGTCCGAGGGCGTTTACCCAATAATCTACCCCGTTCCGCGGCATCACCTTAAAGCCGAGGATCACTTCACCACCGCCGACCGCGTCATTGAACTCCTGGAGGGCAGTCACGTATGA
- a CDS encoding amidohydrolase family protein yields MRKIALEEHFFTPELADYSSSTKAIASTRAWAEASRRLADFTEKRLPDMDAAGLDVQVLSLTAPGLQAEPDAKVATAKATAVNDFLAGIIAEHPTRFSGFCALALQDPGKAADELERGVTQLGLCGALVNAHTQGVYLDDPGLSVVWECAEALDVPLYLHPANGVDKSHVFSGHPELEGPMWSWGVDTATHALRLVFGGVFDRYPNAKLLLGHMGEGLPYVLWRLDSRWDFHNRHGIELQLEYPSHYLRRNLFVTTSGAVSSAPLLCSILALGADHILFATDYPFESISKACEFIANAPLSEADREKICFRNAESLLNVKPVHP; encoded by the coding sequence TTGAGAAAAATCGCATTGGAAGAACATTTCTTCACCCCCGAACTGGCGGACTATAGCTCCAGCACGAAGGCGATCGCCAGCACGCGTGCGTGGGCGGAGGCAAGTCGTCGGCTAGCCGATTTCACCGAGAAGCGCCTGCCGGACATGGACGCGGCCGGCTTGGATGTCCAGGTATTGTCGTTGACCGCTCCGGGTCTGCAGGCCGAGCCCGACGCCAAGGTTGCCACCGCGAAGGCAACAGCGGTCAACGATTTCCTCGCAGGGATCATCGCTGAGCATCCCACCCGATTCTCCGGATTCTGCGCGTTGGCTTTGCAAGATCCCGGGAAGGCAGCCGACGAGTTGGAACGCGGCGTGACACAACTCGGTCTCTGCGGTGCCCTCGTCAACGCGCACACCCAAGGCGTCTATCTGGACGATCCGGGCTTGTCCGTGGTGTGGGAATGCGCGGAAGCCCTTGACGTGCCGCTGTACCTGCATCCGGCGAACGGTGTCGACAAATCCCACGTGTTCTCTGGTCACCCAGAGCTCGAGGGACCGATGTGGAGCTGGGGAGTTGATACCGCCACCCACGCACTGCGATTGGTGTTCGGAGGAGTCTTCGATCGATATCCGAACGCCAAACTGCTGCTGGGGCATATGGGCGAAGGATTGCCTTACGTACTGTGGCGGCTCGACTCACGGTGGGATTTTCATAACCGACATGGAATCGAGCTTCAGCTCGAGTATCCCTCCCACTATCTGCGTCGCAACTTGTTCGTCACAACAAGTGGTGCGGTCTCGTCAGCGCCGCTGCTGTGCTCGATCCTGGCGTTAGGTGCCGACCACATTCTGTTCGCCACCGACTATCCTTTCGAAAGCATCAGCAAGGCATGTGAATTCATCGCGAATGCTCCGCTAAGTGAGGCTGATCGCGAGAAAATCTGCTTCCGCAACGCGGAGTCTCTGCTGAATGTCAAGCCGGTTCATCCGTGA
- a CDS encoding aromatic ring-hydroxylating oxygenase subunit alpha, translated as MGKMHAAQPLSPRLERMLDRVAGALEEELLPVEIFNDQEVFEAELDRIFTNTWVFVAHASEIPNPGDFVQRRIGLDPVIVTRDGDGEIHVLSNYCRHRGTQVCQTDTGNSRFFTCPYHGWTYSNNGDLVGTPAMQRAYGRRLDPKQWGLLRAAKVDSRQGFIFASLSPDVPSLEEYLGGGGWMLDLITGLHPDGMRVAGPPERYKLRADWKTAAENFAGDVYHLMSLHFSVEEIHLFEGLRVNCEIGRAYEFENGHSFMGHAWPTVIHPGYLLWGYGPEITSRFDLSELDETQLHVVNNEPPTVGTLFPNLSFIRFNCPLVPGGPYSVMTSFRQWQPIAPGELELWNWQFVWNFMSEEEAQQAYITGQYAFGSSGLFEQDDTVAWEGLPRVAASSWARKAGLQLHFQQGKDSAVDQSRDPEWKGPGLRRNTGYGEHNQLAFYRHWLEVMRGGTATIADGTELT; from the coding sequence ATGGGCAAGATGCATGCAGCGCAGCCACTGAGCCCTCGACTCGAGAGAATGCTCGACCGGGTGGCGGGCGCACTCGAAGAGGAACTCCTCCCGGTAGAGATCTTCAACGACCAAGAGGTCTTTGAGGCCGAGCTGGATCGGATCTTCACCAACACATGGGTTTTCGTCGCCCACGCCAGCGAGATCCCGAACCCCGGTGACTTTGTCCAGCGTCGCATCGGCCTCGATCCGGTGATCGTGACCCGTGACGGCGACGGCGAGATCCACGTGCTATCCAACTACTGTCGCCACCGCGGCACGCAGGTATGCCAGACAGATACCGGTAATTCTCGGTTCTTCACTTGCCCCTACCACGGTTGGACCTACTCCAACAACGGGGATTTGGTCGGCACCCCAGCGATGCAACGAGCCTATGGTCGTCGGCTTGACCCGAAGCAGTGGGGTCTGCTTCGGGCCGCGAAGGTCGACTCCCGGCAGGGCTTCATCTTCGCGTCACTGTCCCCGGACGTGCCCTCGCTCGAGGAGTACCTTGGTGGCGGCGGCTGGATGCTCGACCTGATCACGGGTCTGCACCCGGACGGGATGCGTGTCGCAGGACCGCCGGAGCGCTACAAGCTGAGGGCCGACTGGAAAACCGCCGCGGAGAACTTCGCCGGCGACGTCTATCACCTGATGAGCCTGCACTTTAGCGTCGAGGAAATCCACCTCTTTGAAGGCCTGCGCGTCAACTGCGAAATCGGCCGCGCCTACGAGTTCGAGAATGGCCACAGTTTCATGGGCCACGCTTGGCCGACGGTGATCCATCCCGGGTACCTGTTGTGGGGCTACGGACCGGAAATTACCTCACGGTTCGACCTCTCAGAACTCGACGAGACCCAGCTCCATGTCGTCAACAATGAGCCGCCGACGGTGGGCACATTGTTTCCGAATCTCAGCTTTATCCGGTTCAATTGCCCGCTCGTGCCCGGTGGGCCGTATTCGGTGATGACAAGCTTCCGGCAGTGGCAACCCATCGCGCCGGGCGAGCTGGAGCTGTGGAACTGGCAGTTCGTCTGGAACTTCATGTCGGAGGAGGAAGCACAGCAGGCCTACATCACCGGCCAGTATGCCTTCGGGTCATCGGGGCTCTTCGAACAGGACGACACCGTGGCGTGGGAGGGCCTACCTCGGGTCGCGGCCAGCTCGTGGGCGCGTAAGGCGGGGCTACAGTTGCACTTTCAGCAAGGCAAAGACTCGGCGGTCGACCAATCGCGCGACCCGGAGTGGAAGGGACCCGGCCTGCGCCGCAATACCGGCTATGGCGAGCACAATCAGCTCGCCTTTTACCGGCACTGGCTAGAAGTCATGCGTGGGGGGACCGCGACGATCGCCGATGGAACGGAACTGACATGA
- a CDS encoding aromatic-ring-hydroxylating dioxygenase subunit beta: MTIAVPSQAIDAQLLATVTQFLGLEARLLDEGREDEWLELLDDEVLYVVPIRQATVPRANEVDHAAFRLRDTKAHVRTRIERLHTGHAYSEIPPSRTLRMVGSIEITGVQADVVSVTSAVLVYRQRGIDAHFDLIPARRYDRIRISAHGPRLLSREVVLTETSVATPNLGIFL, from the coding sequence ATGACTATTGCCGTCCCAAGCCAGGCCATCGACGCCCAGTTGCTTGCCACCGTCACCCAGTTCCTCGGCCTAGAAGCACGCCTGCTGGACGAGGGCAGGGAGGACGAATGGCTCGAGCTCCTCGACGACGAGGTGCTCTACGTCGTGCCGATCCGTCAGGCTACCGTGCCCCGGGCCAACGAGGTCGACCATGCCGCGTTCCGGCTGCGTGACACCAAAGCCCATGTGCGCACCCGCATTGAGCGGCTTCACACCGGCCACGCCTACTCCGAAATCCCGCCATCACGCACGTTGCGCATGGTCGGCAGCATCGAGATCACCGGGGTGCAAGCGGACGTAGTGTCGGTGACCAGCGCGGTGCTGGTCTATCGCCAGCGAGGAATCGATGCGCATTTCGATCTCATCCCGGCACGCCGCTACGACCGTATCCGAATCAGCGCACACGGTCCCAGGCTGCTTTCCCGGGAGGTAGTGCTAACCGAGACGAGCGTAGCCACACCGAACCTGGGGATCTTCTTATGA
- a CDS encoding acyl-CoA dehydrogenase family protein, whose protein sequence is MAPDDEHAELRTLVGELGRRSLDAKVGRRGLPEALDVELWRNLEQTGLARLTSDPELGAGAAEVAVVLRGLARYASAVPVAETDLLAGWLAGQADLSLPHGPTTVAIVDAEVARDRINGTAVDVPWARSAAVLLAAQTSHGLCVGMVEDPAIEQHHNLAGEPRDRVTFSVATDRLHILDPAACAELQCRGRWARCMQVIGALDAAAELSVLHTTQRVQFGRPLSGFQTVQHTLAAMAGQIERARATATLAVAAAADFGFAAPETEYAVAVAKVSLGRIVGPVTESAHQLHGALGVTLDHPLRLATLRARCWIDEFGRPSDYAARLGSAALLADDPWNQVIGANIGAADAAHGIRFRSRQSPRVSGLYAEDV, encoded by the coding sequence ATCGCACCCGACGATGAGCATGCCGAGCTTCGGACGCTAGTCGGCGAGCTAGGTCGCCGGTCACTCGACGCGAAGGTAGGCCGGCGAGGTCTACCCGAGGCTCTCGACGTTGAATTATGGCGCAATCTTGAACAGACCGGATTGGCCCGCCTGACAAGCGACCCGGAACTTGGTGCCGGCGCAGCGGAGGTTGCGGTGGTATTGCGCGGGCTGGCGCGCTACGCCAGCGCAGTTCCTGTCGCAGAGACCGACCTGCTGGCCGGCTGGCTGGCCGGCCAGGCTGATCTGTCGCTGCCCCACGGGCCCACCACCGTGGCTATCGTCGATGCAGAAGTGGCCCGGGATCGCATCAACGGAACGGCCGTTGACGTACCCTGGGCGCGATCGGCTGCAGTGCTTCTCGCCGCGCAAACCAGCCATGGGTTATGTGTCGGCATGGTGGAAGATCCAGCAATCGAACAACACCATAATCTGGCCGGCGAACCTCGCGACCGGGTGACATTTTCTGTCGCAACTGACCGGTTGCACATCCTCGACCCTGCGGCCTGCGCCGAGTTGCAGTGCCGCGGAAGGTGGGCACGGTGTATGCAGGTGATTGGTGCGCTCGACGCGGCAGCCGAGCTGTCAGTGCTTCATACTACCCAACGAGTCCAGTTCGGCCGCCCACTGTCGGGGTTCCAGACGGTTCAACACACGCTTGCCGCCATGGCGGGACAGATCGAGCGGGCCCGCGCCACAGCGACCTTAGCCGTTGCCGCGGCGGCCGATTTCGGGTTCGCGGCCCCCGAAACTGAGTATGCGGTCGCCGTCGCCAAGGTCAGTTTGGGGCGGATCGTAGGACCTGTCACCGAAAGCGCGCACCAGCTGCACGGTGCCCTGGGCGTGACTCTCGACCACCCGTTGCGGTTGGCCACGCTGCGTGCGCGCTGTTGGATCGATGAATTCGGCAGGCCCAGTGACTACGCAGCACGGCTAGGTTCTGCGGCTTTGCTCGCCGATGACCCGTGGAACCAGGTTATCGGTGCGAATATCGGTGCCGCAGATGCCGCGCACGGCATTAGATTCCGATCGCGTCAGAGTCCTCGCGTATCGGGACTTTATGCCGAGGACGTTTGA
- a CDS encoding TrmB family transcriptional regulator: MTTSEAAMVDSLRPLGFTQYEAQAYVSLLLHGEQTGYSLANLSSVPQPKAYETLRRLERRGVVIRIGDDPARFAPVPAAEVLDKAQSDFASLIDRSRREADQLVEGHQELAVCTMTKIASRQAVLNQATTLLDAATTKVYLSGHTDELKPMAEAVIAAERRGVHVILVHFGKRPFKHAGPVFRHASTEAFVYPHHQAHHVAMTVDSKRTMWATARDGHSWEGLVADDRTLASVIKLYIRHDIFVQRIYTDLRGELQALYGSGLERLGDFSPTEAEPRRRSGPGRPVAS; encoded by the coding sequence ATGACAACGAGTGAAGCCGCAATGGTCGATTCGCTTCGGCCGCTTGGGTTTACGCAGTACGAGGCGCAAGCCTATGTAAGCCTGCTTCTGCACGGCGAGCAGACCGGTTACTCGCTTGCCAACCTTTCAAGCGTCCCGCAACCCAAGGCATATGAGACGCTGCGGCGCCTCGAACGGCGCGGCGTCGTAATCCGTATCGGCGACGATCCCGCACGATTCGCGCCCGTGCCCGCCGCCGAGGTTCTTGATAAGGCGCAGTCAGACTTTGCGTCACTGATCGATCGTTCACGGCGCGAAGCGGATCAACTCGTAGAGGGTCACCAAGAGCTTGCCGTGTGCACGATGACCAAGATCGCGTCGCGCCAAGCCGTACTCAACCAGGCGACCACATTGCTTGACGCCGCCACGACGAAGGTCTATCTGTCCGGCCACACGGACGAATTGAAACCGATGGCAGAGGCAGTCATTGCCGCCGAGCGGCGGGGTGTCCACGTTATACTTGTCCATTTCGGAAAACGACCATTCAAACATGCCGGACCTGTATTTCGGCACGCCAGCACGGAGGCATTCGTCTATCCCCACCACCAGGCTCATCACGTCGCTATGACCGTCGACTCGAAACGTACGATGTGGGCTACCGCACGCGACGGGCATTCCTGGGAAGGGCTGGTGGCCGACGATCGCACGTTGGCAAGTGTAATCAAGCTCTACATCCGCCACGATATTTTTGTCCAGCGAATATACACCGACCTGCGCGGGGAACTGCAGGCCCTATACGGTTCAGGGCTGGAGCGGCTTGGCGACTTTTCGCCGACCGAGGCCGAGCCGCGCCGTCGATCAGGCCCGGGCAGGCCGGTGGCGAGCTGA
- a CDS encoding amidohydrolase family protein: MRIIDLHCYPNTEPLIRSQGPYVEALSRYWKRNWVAKQEDEVVEDFKAAGVSAVLVAFDIESVAGTEPCSNEYVAGFRDRHKDVILQAWGAVDPLKGEAAVSQAKSAFIDHGLLGFHFHPIMGHYSVDDRALYPLWETLASLKCPVMIDAGTTGMGAGLPGGLGAKIHHAHPRAIDTLAADFPSLTIIAAHPGWPWIDEMTAVALHKGNVSWELSGWAPKYFPESLRKDIAGRLRNKIMFGSDYPSIPHQRLFKEWADLGLADDVMEQIFHGNAERILGV; this comes from the coding sequence ATGCGCATCATCGACCTGCATTGCTACCCCAATACCGAGCCGCTAATACGAAGTCAGGGGCCATACGTCGAAGCGTTGAGTCGCTACTGGAAACGGAACTGGGTCGCCAAACAGGAAGACGAGGTCGTCGAAGATTTCAAGGCTGCTGGCGTGAGCGCGGTGCTCGTCGCCTTCGACATCGAATCGGTTGCGGGTACCGAGCCGTGCAGCAACGAGTATGTTGCGGGTTTCCGGGATCGGCATAAGGATGTGATCCTTCAAGCATGGGGTGCGGTTGACCCCCTAAAAGGTGAAGCCGCCGTTTCACAAGCAAAGTCGGCGTTCATCGACCACGGTCTGCTTGGCTTCCACTTCCACCCGATCATGGGGCATTACTCTGTCGACGACCGCGCGCTGTATCCGCTGTGGGAAACGCTCGCCAGTCTCAAATGTCCCGTGATGATCGATGCTGGGACGACTGGAATGGGCGCTGGGCTGCCAGGCGGACTGGGAGCAAAAATTCATCACGCCCATCCGCGCGCCATCGACACGCTCGCTGCTGACTTCCCGTCATTGACGATCATCGCAGCACACCCCGGCTGGCCCTGGATCGACGAGATGACAGCGGTTGCGCTGCACAAAGGAAATGTGAGTTGGGAGCTTTCCGGTTGGGCCCCAAAGTATTTCCCGGAGTCGCTGCGCAAGGACATTGCAGGACGACTCCGTAACAAAATCATGTTCGGCAGCGACTACCCGAGCATTCCTCATCAACGCCTCTTTAAGGAGTGGGCCGACTTAGGCCTTGCCGACGACGTAATGGAGCAGATTTTTCATGGCAATGCCGAACGAATCCTCGGGGTGTAG
- a CDS encoding enoyl-CoA hydratase, producing MAVEDRTAVITINEPDRRNAITMPISSALRAAVEAAEADPAVHALIVTGAGKVFCAGADLTSLGTATEDGLRCIYDGFLAVAQCSLPTIAAVNGPAVGAGLNLALAADIRIASPSAVFDPRFQKLGIHPGGGATWMLQRAVGPQVARALILFGLTLDAKAAAHHGLVLDVAEDPVAAARQLAGGPAGAPRDVVIATKASMRATANPGTVDLDQHRIAVETELSPQAASILSPEFAQRLSAAQRLSAAQRLSAAQRRS from the coding sequence ATGGCAGTTGAAGACCGTACTGCTGTCATCACCATCAATGAGCCTGATCGCCGCAACGCGATTACGATGCCGATCTCGTCGGCGCTGCGGGCCGCTGTGGAGGCCGCCGAGGCGGACCCCGCTGTGCACGCGCTGATTGTGACAGGTGCTGGCAAGGTGTTTTGCGCCGGAGCCGACCTTACCTCGTTAGGCACTGCCACCGAAGATGGTCTGCGGTGTATCTACGACGGTTTCCTGGCTGTCGCACAGTGCTCGCTGCCGACCATCGCCGCAGTCAACGGGCCCGCGGTCGGCGCCGGACTTAATCTGGCCCTGGCTGCCGATATCCGAATCGCAAGTCCCAGTGCGGTATTCGATCCACGGTTTCAAAAACTGGGGATTCATCCTGGCGGCGGCGCGACGTGGATGCTGCAGCGTGCCGTTGGGCCACAGGTCGCCCGCGCGTTAATCCTGTTCGGGCTGACGCTGGACGCAAAGGCAGCCGCGCACCACGGTTTGGTGCTTGATGTCGCTGAGGATCCGGTGGCTGCCGCGCGCCAACTCGCCGGAGGTCCTGCCGGCGCTCCGCGGGACGTCGTTATCGCAACCAAGGCGTCGATGCGCGCGACGGCCAATCCTGGCACGGTGGATCTTGACCAGCACCGCATCGCCGTTGAGACCGAGTTAAGCCCGCAGGCCGCATCGATCCTTTCGCCCGAGTTCGCGCAACGGCTGTCCGCCGCGCAACGGCTGTCCGCCGCGCAACGGCTGTCCGCCGCGCAACGGCGGTCATAG
- a CDS encoding ferredoxin, with the protein MTEKPLAHSVHLAVDAQRCHSFGLCVALLPHVFVVPPGSPTVILLKTSVDERDRADLEEVVRQCPTQAISIVEGP; encoded by the coding sequence ATGACCGAGAAACCATTGGCCCACAGTGTGCACCTGGCGGTGGACGCTCAGCGCTGTCACTCCTTTGGCCTCTGCGTGGCCCTGCTGCCCCACGTTTTCGTTGTGCCGCCAGGAAGCCCCACTGTCATCCTGCTGAAAACCAGTGTCGACGAGCGTGACCGAGCCGACCTCGAAGAAGTTGTCCGGCAGTGCCCGACCCAGGCGATCTCGATTGTGGAGGGCCCCTAG
- a CDS encoding NAD(P)/FAD-dependent oxidoreductase, producing MGPSLRNVVVVGASAAGLAAADGLREAGFDGSVTILSAETIAPYDRPSLSKSLLASVDEPRLRQLRTADHLAAQRFDLRLGVEAAGLDIDRRYVVTTDGEALPYDALIIATGTRSRTMWTVEGRPLPTLRTAADFAVLRQAAASHSDVTLIGSGFIGLELAAAFRSRRVDVTVFGRASVPLVDVLGREIAAALRTLHAERGAIVHCGRQAVEVSGEPGGYTVRTSDGYCHRTSYVIAGIGVDPETAWLARSGVAVEDGVLCDADGRTSAPGVYAAGDVARYADPTGGRRVRIEHWTNAVEQGRHAALNLARGERRPFVRVPYFWTDQYDRKYHCYGHRSPRDHTRVVEGTLDSEFIALYGDGTHLHGVIACGCLTSLAGYRRLLQRRASYAEAIEYTTIAASL from the coding sequence GTGGGTCCGTCACTGCGCAATGTCGTCGTCGTCGGAGCGTCAGCCGCGGGTCTTGCAGCCGCTGACGGACTGCGCGAGGCTGGCTTCGACGGATCGGTGACGATCCTGTCTGCGGAAACGATCGCACCCTACGACCGGCCGTCCCTGTCAAAGTCGTTGCTAGCCTCCGTCGATGAACCACGTCTGCGCCAGCTTCGTACCGCCGACCATCTCGCCGCCCAGCGATTCGACCTCCGCCTGGGGGTGGAAGCGGCGGGGCTGGACATCGACCGTCGATATGTCGTGACCACCGACGGCGAGGCGCTGCCTTATGACGCACTGATCATCGCCACCGGTACCCGGTCACGGACTATGTGGACCGTGGAGGGTCGGCCGCTGCCCACGCTGCGCACCGCGGCCGACTTCGCAGTCTTGCGGCAAGCCGCCGCGTCGCACAGCGACGTCACGTTGATCGGGTCGGGGTTCATCGGGCTTGAGCTCGCTGCCGCCTTCCGGTCGCGGCGGGTCGATGTCACAGTGTTCGGACGGGCTAGCGTTCCTCTGGTCGACGTGCTAGGCCGTGAGATCGCTGCCGCGCTGCGCACTTTGCACGCCGAGCGCGGCGCTATCGTGCACTGCGGGCGCCAGGCTGTCGAAGTCTCTGGAGAACCCGGCGGTTACACGGTCCGCACCTCCGATGGCTATTGTCACCGCACCTCATATGTGATCGCCGGAATCGGGGTTGACCCGGAGACGGCATGGCTGGCCCGATCAGGTGTGGCCGTCGAAGATGGGGTGCTCTGCGACGCGGACGGACGCACCAGCGCGCCCGGGGTGTACGCCGCCGGCGATGTCGCCCGCTACGCTGACCCGACGGGCGGTCGCCGCGTGCGTATCGAGCACTGGACCAACGCTGTCGAACAGGGCCGCCACGCCGCACTCAACCTGGCGCGGGGAGAGCGGCGTCCGTTCGTCAGGGTTCCGTACTTCTGGACCGACCAGTACGACCGGAAGTACCACTGCTATGGCCACCGGTCGCCCCGTGACCATACCCGAGTCGTGGAAGGGACGCTCGACAGCGAGTTCATCGCTCTCTACGGCGACGGGACCCACCTCCACGGCGTTATTGCGTGCGGCTGCCTGACATCGCTGGCTGGGTATCGCCGACTGCTGCAGCGCCGGGCCAGCTATGCCGAGGCGATCGAATACACCACGATCGCGGCCTCGCTATGA